GCAGTGAAACAAGCCATGAAGACCTCAAAGCTCACCAGCCCCTCTACGGCGTCCCGAGAGGCCTACCGCACCGCCACACCGTTCTTTGgcacgctggcgcagctTGGACGGCTTGAGGTGGTTCTGACGCACCATAGACGGTACTCGAGCACCGTCGCGTCGAAGACAGCTGTGATGACGGCCGCTGATGTTACCCGGAGCGCGATGCAGGTGTACCAAAATGGGGCGGTGCCGAGCCGATCGTACTTTCTCTCAGTCTCGGCTAtcacagcagccgcgcacggTGCTGCATGCGTCGGAGCCACGCATCACATGATGTGGCAGGACATCCACATGCGCTCACACTGGGCCACTGTGACCCAGCTTGAGCGAACACAAGGGCACGCGCTGCTCCCCTCGCAGGTCCTGGTCGGCCTTGGCGAAACCTTCTCTTACGTGCATGACTACACCGTCGGGCTTCGTGTGACGCAGCGCACCAGTGCTGTGCAGAGTACATCGCATGGGAGCAGGCTGAGTGTGACGGAGCTCACGcaagcggtgcagcgcaaGGAGTGGCCGTCGTACCTCGTCCCGAATGCGGCGGTGTTTGCGCAGCTGACACCGATAGACAAACCGTACGAGTGGAGCTTGGAGATGTATCTTCCTACGTCAACGTATcgtgtgctgctggtgaCAGCGTTGACTGTGGCTCTGGTTGCGATTGGGCTGCCGATTGtgtggctgcgctgcggaGAGATGCGGAGGGACTACAACGAGTGGCGCACTCCACTGTGACTCTGTGAGAGAAGCATGTGATATTTGTGGTGGCGCGGTGTACGGGTAGTATGAAGAGCGGGCCAGTCTCgtgaggcagagagggcTCTCTGCCTCCCACTCCActccactcccccccctccctctgtctcgctctccctctgcgtgtACTTGTGCTAGTGCGTGCCTGTCTCCCATTTTTCTTCACACTTTTTTCTCGCGCActgcacgcatgcgccatCTTCCGCCCCCGCTGCATCAGTGCCAGCAGGCCGTGTACAAGTCACCCCCAAAACGAAACGAATCACGCACTCCCCCCAAATCCTCAAGAGGTGCTCATTCCTCTGTCTTTGCGTTTTGGCACCCCCctccgtcgtcgccggcaagctgcgctgcgcttgacaggtgcgctgcgccacacgAGAGCCTTGAAGTTGCCAGCTGCCGGACGCTCCACTTCCTGCTCTGCTCAGtgcttcccctctcctttcctgGGCGTACCTggtctctcgctcttcaaGCGTTTTCCGTGTCACGGCGGTACCAGCGGCTCCGTCtccctgctgccgctgctctccctccctccctctcattactgccttctctgccgccccACCCCGTCGCACTTTGTTTTTTtgatgccccccccctcctcctccccgcacACGTCCATGCcgtctgcacacacacacacacacacacacgcacactctcCGTGCTTGGCGCCTCGCAAGACTACATCATCGAACGgcacaacaaaaaacaacATGGGCCATCTCGACCAGTGGCGTTCTCGTCAGAAGATCGGCATGGGCAAGggtgcccgctgctgcgtcatCTGCTCCAACCAGAAGGCGCTGATCCGAAAGTACGAGCTGAACGTGTGCCGTCAGTGCTTCCGTGAAAACGCCGAGCACATCGGCTTCACCAAGCTGCGCTAAGCGCCTGGAtagtgagggggagagagccgTAAaatgagagagaaggaaagggtcccagagagagagcaggtCAAGCGATACGGCGGGGGGGGAAGGTGGACGGCGTAAGTGGGTGCGCCGCGGGACGCAGCACATCtgaaccccctcccccgccaccgTTCGCCTTCCTGTGACTTGCTCTTCCTTGGCTGTTTGTCGAGCTTCTCGCCCCATCCTCGCCAAACTCCACTCTTCCCCGCTCCTTCctctcttgtgcgtgcgtgtgtgcccgtgtgccTTGAGCGTGTGTAGTTTATTGCCCCTTCTTTAGTCGTTTCCTCTTTTGGTTCGCATATCTCGACATCATGGCCGTGCTTCgctccgccctcctcgtctctcccgacgcacgcactcacgcacgcacacacacacacacacgtagacagacagacatgtgtgtgtgtgtgccgtccTCGCTCTCCGCGTGCCACGTATCTGTTGAGGTCCCCACCCggactctctccccctcctttctTTTTGCCCGACTCTTTCGGCAGTGTGGCTCGAGTCACTCGCCGACGGGATGGAGAGCGGGACCATCCGTGCGAGAGAGGTCGGACCGACTCAGTGGTACGGACATGCAGTCGGCATGGTGGACGAgtctgggggggggggcggcggaggtAGGAGGGGCACCGCAGACGTGTCTGCTCCACCACACACATGCTTTCCGGGGCAGAGGCAAGAGGCGTTGGGACGGCGAGAGTGTCCGTTGCTCTCCAGTTGTCCGTCCGAGCACTCTCTTTCTTTGTGCGTGTTGCAGCACTGTGGAGTACTGTTGCGCACCAGCAGGCA
Above is a window of Leishmania mexicana MHOM/GT/2001/U1103 complete genome, chromosome 28 DNA encoding:
- a CDS encoding putative ribosomal protein S29, with translation MGHLDQWRSRQKIGMGKGARCCVICSNQKALIRKYELNVCRQCFRENAEHIGFTKLR